The genome window GGTCAtcttcccctgcttctcccagATCTCTGCCCCTCGTTATCTGTCCTGTCCCAGTCTCACTGTCTCAAAACCTCAAGGCTGCAACTCTTTCCGAGAAAGCCAGGAACACAGCTGTGAGTCCCATTCCCTGTGGGGGAGTTCCAGCTCTCCCTTCTGGCTCCAGATGTAAAGAACAGCTGTGGGGGTGGAAAGATGCCCAGTTGGCAGCTAAGCAGGGCCTGGAAAGATGGAGAACAAAGCAGGGAGATACAGGCAAATGGCAGGGCTCTCCTAATTCTAGAAACCCAGGGAAAACAGCATTTGTCCTCTGGCCCGGCAACCGGCTGGAAAGGCCTTGCCAAATCCCTCAGACGTGGCCCAAACCCTGCCCATCCCAATGCTGACAGCCTGGGCCACTGGGCAGGACCTTCTGTAAACTCCATTTTATGATTCCCACTTAATCTGAGAAAGGAAACTTGGCTTCCTTTGTCTTACTCCACCCCTGTCCTCAAACACACACCTCCCAGCATGAGGTTTCAGAAAGGAAGGcctggagggggagagagagggagcggggAGAGGAGGATGGGTTTCCGCCACTCCCTTCTGGCATCCTCTTGCCTCTCCCTACCTTTGGGATGTAAACCAGGATGCAGAATGCCAGGCTGGGTGTCCAGCAGACAGCCCACTCTGGGTGCCACCTACTTGCCTGCTTCACCAGGGTGACAATGAATGACTTGGCACCAAGCACTGGACCCAGTAATTGTTTCTTGAATGACCGTGGCCTCCTCTGGGTCCCACAGGGTCCCAGAGACACTGCTGGTCTTTACCAAGCCTGTCTAGTGCTAGGAGAGGGTGCCTCTTGCCATGACCCACTTGCCCCCATCCATGTCCTCCCCAACCTAAAGGACACAGGGTGTTACAACTGCTCCCATTTTAGGAAAAATAGTTTAATGTTAGGTTTCAAACCTCTTTTCTAGATGAGGCCCCATTCTCTGTGGGACCCCCATCCCAGTGCTCTTCCCATGCCTGCTGGGAGGTAGCAGCCCCTCTTCGAAGGGCACCCACCCGCTCCAGACgcccctgccctcctgggagGCCTGCTCTGGGGCTAGGCTTTAGCAGGCCCTGcacttttgtgtttttatcaaaAGTGGGCAGAACACTGTATTTTGCCCCTTTTTTGATGCCATGGGACCAGCCCGTGGCACGTTCCTACCCTTTAATTAAATAGCCCATTAAATAAGCCCCCGGCACTGGTGGAGAGGGGGCACCACGGCACAAAGCCCGTGCCTCCGATGGCCTCCAGCCACCCCGGGGCCTCCACCCTGACCAGATCCAGCCGCCTTGAGAACAGCCAGGGGCACGGCCCTGACTCAGGCCTGGCCAGTACCAGGACCCCTCTCCACACAGGGGAGGGGGAGTCCAAGTGGGTCACCAGGCACCCCACAGCCACGGATGGGGTCGTTCAGGCGGCAGAGTGGGCAGACAGGTGGATACAGCTTCTGCCCCAGTCAGAAGAATGTGAGATTCTTGACTACTCCGATCTCCAGCATCCGCTTGATGGCCAAGGCCTCCTGGGAGACATTGTGGCCTGATCCCTGTGGAGACAGCCAAGGAAGCAGACTAAGGGACTCCCAGGGACCTCCCCGACCCAAGGAGCACTCTCTGATGCTCCCCACAGCCCCCGCACTTCTAGGAActccctgccctgggctggcTCCCACAAGAACAGCACGACCTGTATGGCCAGATACTGAGGACTCCAGCCAGAAGATCAGGGGTCTGAGTTCCAGTTCTGATCCTCGAGCAGCATCCGAGCCCTTAGCACcactctcacccccaccccaggggtccCCAGCTCTGTCCCAGCCGGCTTGGAAGCAGGGGCCGCTTACCGCCATGGACTTGAGTGTGATCTGTTCATAGTAGTGAATGGTCTGCTTCCTGTTGTGGGCGTCTGGGTAGCCAAAGCCGGCAATATGCACCAGGTCGCAGAGGTGGAGGGCCAGCGTGATGGCCAGCAAGCCGGTGGTGGGCTTCtgagagggttggggggggtaGGTATTAGAGGGGGCCCTGCACCCATCCCCGCAACAAACTTTCACGGAAATGTTCTTCCTCTGTGCCGTCTACACTGCGGTCACCAGCCACATGCAGCTTCTGGGCACGGGGCTGGTGCAGATGCACATGAACTGACTCTTTCACTTTATTTAATTGTATACttaatttaattaacttaaatttaaatgtaagtaGTCACAGGTAACTCAGGGACTCCAGGCTGGGAAGACCGGCCCAACACGCCTCGGGGAGGGCTTGGGAGCCCATGGGAGGGCTCGAGGCTTGGGCCTCGAGGCAGTGATTCCGCGTTGAGCGTTTTACCCTGCAGAACACGAGTGTGTCCGGTCTTCACAAAAGCACTTGGAGGTGgacacattttacagatggggaaactgaggctgacaACTTTGTTCAAGGAATGGAAAGGTTCTGCTCTCTGCCTTGGAAACCCTCACCGCTTTCAGAAAACCTGGGGGCCACCCCACTCACGGGCTGTGTGGCCCTTGATGAGGATGGGCTCTCGCCTTCCCTGAAGTGGGGACAGCAGCACTGTTCCCACCCACCTTATGGGCTgctctgggggaagggggagaccTACTTTCTCCATCCCTAATTTGTCCACGGGGATGGGCAACGTGACACCCTAACCTCATGAAtcttgccttcctttttttttttttaagattttatttatttatttgtcagagagatagagaaagtacaggcaggcagagaggcaggcagaggcagacggagaagcaggctccctgtggagcaaggagccccatgtgggactcgatcccagatccctgggatcatgacctgagctgaagacagccgcttaaccgactgagccacccaggcgtcccgaatcTTGCCTTCCTCAGCTCCAACACCCTGCCTTCCTGACCGCTTCTGCCGCCCACTCCCATTTACGAACCGCTCCCTGGACCAGCCCAGGTTTGGCCCAATGTCCCTTCTGAGCATTGCCGTCATTTCATCTGTCTCTTCCTGCTGGGGTTTTCCCCTCCTGTTGTTCTGACTACCACTACATTCTTACCCAGTTCACATGTTCGCTGAACCACATTCCCGGGGCCTGCTAGACCGCTCTGCCTGGTCACGGGCTCCTAGAACCCGCCAGACTCCTCTCCCCCTGAATTCCCTATATTAGTTAAGCATGTTACCACCCAGTCAACTGTCTAAGCTGGAAACCTAGAATTATGAGAAATCTCTCAACTTCACCTGCAAAATAAATGGTGTTGCAGGAGGTCACTAAAATAGCCCCCAGTGACCCCTGGGTGCACGTGGAACCTACCAATCTGAGACGTAGGACATGATATTCAATTGCCCTATAGGGGCCATTGGCCCTAAGACAGAGAGAGCATCCTGGCAGGCTTGACCTCATGAGCTGAGCTTTAGCATCTTGGTCTAGAGGTCGGCAGTGGAGGAAGTCAGGGCTGGGACACACAAGAAGGATTTATCGTGCCGTTGCCGGCTGGAAGGTGGAGGGGCTCTctcaaaagaaacacacacaatcTCTAAGAGCTGAGGGTATCAAGGTTGAAAGCCAGCAAAGGAAATGGGACCTCAGTCCTGGAACCATAAGGATCTAAATACCTCTGACAAGAAGGACCCTGGAAGTGTGTTCCCCCTACCCCACTCCAGCCTTCAGATAAGAATTCAGCCGTGCCCCGCTGGACCACCGAGGGCCAGAACTATGAGTTTATCAGTAGGCAGTACTTAAAGCCACTCAGCTCTGGTGGTTTGTTAGGCAGCAATGCGAAGCTGCTATATCCAGGGCATGccttccatttccccctcccaCAGTCAGAAGGTGGGTCCTGGTTCTTCTCTTGTCTCCCCGCTCCAGCCTTCCCCCTCTGCCACACACCCGATCAGGGGCATAAAACGCCTCCTTGTTGCTCCCCTCCACTTCATTTGTGCTAGAACTCAGTGCTGGAGGAGCTGGTTGGTCTTGCCAAAGGAAATACCCTTTCTCCAAGTCCCTGCCTGATGGGCTCCATGACCCCTCAAAGGCCTAACTCCAAGACCACCTCCtctggttgggggcggggggactccCAGCAGAGGTCTGCCCCTCCTCTCAGGTCCTCTAGCATTGTGAACAACTCCCTACTAGGGCATTCTGCCACGCCATGTTGCAACCTGTATGTTTATTCTGCTAGACTGAGTGTCCTCAGGGCAATGTGCATGTCCTACACCCCAAGCGTGCAAACGTGGGGCCAGGGACTGAGCAGCCACAAAAGAAGGCATTCAAACTAAGCTGGATCAGAGTAGATATTCAGTGAGGAATAAAATTTTTTGCTGAGAAATTTGGCAAATACAGTGAGCATCCCCTGTGTACTAATCTCCGTGATAGGTGTGTTatataattgtgtttttaaattctacaaGGGCCTTAAAAGGTCAGTACGAACACTGAACACCGTCCTCACCACACAGATAAGGCTCCCAGTGGCCAatctgcccaaggccacagagtaAGAGGCAGGACAGCCAAGTCCTGGCGATGTTTACTAGCTATCTCCGATGACTACAATCCCACACGGCCTCTCTAGGAGTTCAGACGGCACGTGTGGAAGTCCTTGGGAAGGTAGGGCTAAAACGCAAACCACAGCTTGCAGAACTGTACTGTGACTCCCCAACCTGACACATGGCTCGGAAGCAGGGCACACGAGACAAAACGAAGCTCAAGCTTGGAATCCATTCCAAGATAAGATCACAGATAAAGTGACCTCACAGCCAACTGCAGACATTCTAAAGTCAAGGCCACAGACTGTTCCAGCAACTCCCTAGTTTATAAATTCTGACCAGCGCCTGCCAAAGCCTCTAACTCTGGCCCTGAGCCTTGTAAAAACGCTCCCCtaacttcctgctcagcagacatCCCCCCCCAACTCTCCCCGCCCATAGCCAAATACACTGGACTGAATACAGGGGTGTGTGGGGCGGGAGGCCGTCTGGGGGCTGTTCAAATGCAAACTGGGGTCTCTGTTGTTACTTTCCCCCTCTTGGGGTCCTCCAGGGCTTCCCAAGCCTCTAGAAACATCCTGTCCCAGCTTCCCACCTCTGGCTTCCCTACCCGCCACCCACCGCCACCCACCAACACCCCATGCACCTGTTTAATCTTGCGCGGCTGCTGCATGGGCAGGCTTAGTAGCTTGTCCGCTGCAATCTCCATGAAGAAAGGGTTGAGAATCCGAACCTGCCTGGGGTTGACGTCCCAGATgaggggaggctgcttccagAAGCCCTTTCGCACCTGTGGGGCATACGATTGGAAGGGAGAGATAGGGTTGTGGGCACGCCTGTTTCTCGAGTCCAGCCGGGCTGTGCTCAGCAGGCAGATGGGGTCCATGTGATGGCGGAGGCCCCCAGGAGTGCAGGGTGAACCGGGAGGGACGTGGAGGCCAGGCCCGCACCCAAGAGGGAAAGGGCGACCAGAGAAGAGTAGGGTGAGGTGGGAGGACCCTACTGGTGGTGGGCGGGGTGGGCAGTGACAAGCTGTGTAGGGTAGCGGGTCCAACTACTGCCCACTTCCACCAAACAGGTGGAAGGGGCTTAAGCGTGGGGCTGCGTAAACCCTTGGTGAAAATGCTTGATGGGACCAGTGTCAGCATCTGACTAGATGAGAAAAAGACACAGGGGACACCACCCAGAAGGACAGACCTCCTGTTCTAGCCTACCCCTGCCTGGAGAGGACTACTGACCAGCTGCTTTCCTCCCAGGTGTCTCACTGGCACACACATTTTCTGGCAGCTTCCCTGGCCCGGGCAGCCTCAAGCTTGGAGTGCCCACCGCATGCCCGCAGTTTGTCAGACCCTGGCTGCTGTGGTGGCTTCTCGGAAGCCCCACAGAACACGGAGTTCACACCTTCCCCTCCTGGGCTCTTTCACAGGGCAGACATTGTAGAGCGTGAGCTTCTCAGACAGGCAGGGTCCCGTCTcggagccccgccccctcccctccctcgaGTCCCCGCTCACCCTCTTCTTGTCACTCAGGATGGTCTCAATCCAGTGGAAGTCCATCGCCTTGAAAGCTACCAGGACGAGGAGTGTGTCTGGGTTATTCTCCACTTTGGGGTTGAAGTGGGCGGACTCAGGGTAGAAGAGACGCATGGTGGTCTTAGAGCCCACATCACCCTCGTAGCCAGCCACAGGGGCATTGTTCAATCTGAAAGGCCGGGAGGA of Mustela nigripes isolate SB6536 chromosome 1, MUSNIG.SB6536, whole genome shotgun sequence contains these proteins:
- the ST3GAL4 gene encoding CMP-N-acetylneuraminate-beta-galactosamide-alpha-2,3-sialyltransferase 4 isoform X3 translates to MLDMSGAESCSLAQVARGSRDDSSPQEPCYPLRNMISKSRWKLLAMLALVLVVMVWYSISREDSFYFPIPEKKEPCFQGEVERKASKLFGNYSRDQPIFLQLKDYFWVKTPSAYELPYGTKGSEDLLLRVLAITSYSIPESIQSLKCRRCVVVGNGHRLRNSSLGDAINKYDVVIRLNNAPVAGYEGDVGSKTTMRLFYPESAHFNPKVENNPDTLLVLVAFKAMDFHWIETILSDKKRVRKGFWKQPPLIWDVNPRQVRILNPFFMEIAADKLLSLPMQQPRKIKQKPTTGLLAITLALHLCDLVHIAGFGYPDAHNRKQTIHYYEQITLKSMAGSGHNVSQEALAIKRMLEIGVVKNLTFF
- the ST3GAL4 gene encoding CMP-N-acetylneuraminate-beta-galactosamide-alpha-2,3-sialyltransferase 4 isoform X4, whose protein sequence is MISKSRWKLLAMLALVLVVMVWYSISREDSFYFPIPEKKEPCFQGEVERKASKLFGNYSRDQPIFLQLKDYFWVKTPSAYELPYGTKGSEDLLLRVLAITSYSIPESIQSLPVSRGGRDASIHGNWAWASGHRSRQGIALTTCGAGLKCRRCVVVGNGHRLRNSSLGDAINKYDVVIRLNNAPVAGYEGDVGSKTTMRLFYPESAHFNPKVENNPDTLLVLVAFKAMDFHWIETILSDKKRVRKGFWKQPPLIWDVNPRQVRILNPFFMEIAADKLLSLPMQQPRKIKQKPTTGLLAITLALHLCDLVHIAGFGYPDAHNRKQTIHYYEQITLKSMAGSGHNVSQEALAIKRMLEIGVVKNLTFF